The Vitis vinifera cultivar Pinot Noir 40024 chromosome 3, ASM3070453v1 region TGAAAAATGTTTTGTACGAAGAGAAATTCAACAAAGAGGAGGCCGAATCTGAGTCTGCAGTCTATGCAAAGGTGTGTGCCTTAATTATCACTGCTTTGACACTTGATCTGTAAAAAAATGGAGCTTGATATTGCTCTTTCTTAATCTGTAAATAAGTGGAGCTTGCAACATAGACTGTTATAGAATCATCCATCAACAATGTTTCTGTTGGAGGGGAAGCAATTCTCAGAACTGCTACATTAGATTTTCCGCAAGTCTGTAAGCCCGTAAGCCCGTAAACTTGTTATGACACGGTTGTTTTGAAGAAGGCTCACAGAAGATGGTTCTGAGAACTATCAGTCCTCGACAATGTGGAGGATCAGTCCAACCCACTAATTATCTGTAATTAAGCTAATCgatattttagaattaatttcaCAATGGGACTGTAATTTTTACCATGAAACACTAATTAATATTTGACAATCACAAGATTCCAGTCCTCCTAACAGTCCATTTTCAACTGGGGCTGGAAAGTATATTATGCTTTTGttagatttctttattttccattatCACCCAAGACACaaaaacatgatatatatatatatatgtatgtatatcaAACATTCAAAACATTCTTTTGATCTTTGATATTTGGATAGGGAACCAACCTGAATccattttagattttgttgaaGATGTATGGATCTTGTAAGGCTGTGGAGGGCACCACCTTTTCTTTGAATTCTCTCTGATGATGGGAGCGGGAGAGAACAAGTTCCTTTTGTTTCAAAATGTTGTTATCATACAAGAAACTGACACTTGGatttataccctcctgccttagggaccataccctttgGCTATTGGGCCTCACGAGTTTTAGGCTCCATCATTTAAGGTCTGTGATAGCGTTGGGCTCTACAGTGGCCCATACTCTTGATCAAATAGAAATCGTATATATATGGATAGCTAAATCCCGacaatgtttaatataatatagGTCCATATTTATTCTATCAGCTTTTCCTTTCTTCAGCCACCCAGAGTACCAAAACCGCACCTTAGTTGTATACTCACTTAATATGCAGACGTTTCATCACAGGTAATATCCATCCAATTTCATCACCGAGACTTCCACTAGATGTAGTGtcctcatcatcatcaacatcatcatTGTACTTGTAATCATAAtcgtcatcatcttcttcatcttcttcttcttcgctTTCCCAAGTACCAACAGAGAATTTGAAGGTATAGCAGTCTTTGAGAGGGAATGTTTTGTTACTACCGATAGCACCGCCTCTCTTGTTATGATACCCAGGGTAGTCCTTCTTTTGGAATTCTACTTTCTCTTTCAAATAAAGACCCGCTCCGTTGGCTAGTTTCTCCACCTTCCATATATTATAGGGATAGTCATCTCTGTGTGTGACATGAACTTCCCCTCCACTGCTCAGCATATCACTCGCACTCTTAAAGAATGCCTTCAGAATCTCTCTGTGCATCCTGATTCATTTCCACCCGAAAACATAATAAATACGAATGAACAGTGAATCATAACCATAATTAAGCTTGCTGACCCTGCAGAATTACTTGTACCACTTGAGAAAAGCAGCTGCACTTACTTGATGAGTTTGACATTTCTTTCACATAACCCTGGGAAATGGCCAGCATGAGGGAAGTTAAAGACGATAACATCAAATTCCATGTTTATTAAGGTGGGATGTCTGTTCATTTCTTTCACATCAACTTCATGCAGAACTCGACATCCTAATCTTTTTAGTTCTTGCAAATGTGTTGCACAGCTCCAATGCTTAGCATACACTATCTCTGCGGTAAgaccaagaaaaaaaacatgcaaATTAGATGGCTTCAATCACAAGCTAACCAGTATGCTGAACTGATGATCCTTTAGGCCGGCCAGTGTGCATGAAACACAAAATACAGAGAGTAGTGAGGAGATTAATGGATGTCAACAGATTTTCATATAGAATGAAGAACACCTTGAGGGTCGAGTGAAGTGGCAACCATGTTAACAGCAGAACCAAACTGTCTAGCTAAACAAGCTGAGAATGAAAAGTCGCCTTCACCCACAAGCAGTATCTTCTGAAAGCTGCTGTAGTGCTGTATCcatctctctttcttcttcgtTCTCTTCATATCTCCCTCTCCAACTGTGTTTGTGGGAGGTAGTAAAATTTATGGATTTCGTGTTCCCGAAAAAGACAAACCAAACGTCAAGGATTCAGGGATGCACATATGCGCAGAATATGTAAGGTCAAGCCTTCAAGCCTTCAAAACTACATTCATATACCTATACTTATGTATATAATGTTAATGCATTTAATTAGAAAAGATATTGGTAATGAATACATAACATTGATACTCTCCCAAACTGCTTCTCTAATTAATCCCATCATATTACATATAAATCTTGTCAATGCATTCAGGGGTTCATTTCTTGAATTGGCTGGCGAGTTCTTGAAACCACTAGGCAGTGGaattttggggttttggtggttTGTGCATTGACTCATCAGCGGGAATTTTAAGGTCTTGGGACTGTGTTTTGAGGGTTTtcaatcaatattttaaaaaccagTCATCCAATCCAATTGACTCAAGTGAACCGCTTCGGTATTGAGCCATCCAAACCAGCAGTCAAGTGAATCCCTCCTACAAGGACTGGTGTCAAACCGTCCAATCCGGCGGTCCAACCATTAAACCGATCGGTTTTCCCGTGAACCGGTCAACATGGTTTGTCCGATTTCCCTTGAACCGTTTAACATTGGGAATGATTGTAAtattaataaggaaaaataaacttCTTGCATGCTTATGATTTGATAAGGAAAAACAAGCTTCCTGCATGTTGGGGGCATGACGGATTGGATTAAAAATCCCAATGATTGGACCACTAGGCTATGCAACCAAACTTAGTAaatgtttaaataaaataaaatatataaactattgattttttttttcaaatttttaccatttaagtttatttaacaaatataaatatttacattcataattatttttataataattatataatgatgagtataaaaatagtataataatttgtaaaagtttaaaataataaaataaataaagataaagctaaatataaaaattttcttttaaataaaactaaatttcatcttaaatatattttatagttaaatattatgcatattttatttaatataatttattatattagtatatttatatttatcattattatttaatttaacatattaaatatatattaaaaaaaaagtattattaaaatattttatatatatatatatattcaatggtTTTCTATGTAATCAGAACCAAGAAAAGAGAACTAGAGAAATGACAAAGGAGGACACAAAACTCAGAAGCACTCGAGGATAATTATATAGAGAAGTGAAGAACGAAATCGAGAAGATCAAAGCTCGACAGACAAACTGGAACAATAAATGAACttcaagaaagaaaataccCAGAATCTATAGAAACCAGTGCAAAGGGAAAGTTAGTTTCCAATCTCTGAAATCAAAACCCAGAACGAGTTATCACTAAAAAACTCAAATGCAAAGAgacttcaaaaagaaaaacagaatcccaagaaagaaaaatacagcatcaaaacaaataggaaaaaaaaatgcaattcaAACTTACCTGAGCAAACAAACAATGCCAGACAGAAACTCACATTAAAATAAGCTCAACGTGAAGCAAATTTCAGGAGAAGGAAGGGAGGAAGAAAGACAGGCAAGGTTGACGCCCAAAGCAAGGACCCCAAAAAttttggaagaagaaaaagaagaatgacAAGAGAGAAACGATGCTTAGCTTAAGCTATAAGAGAAAAGGACAGAAAAGAAAGTAAGGAACAGAACCTCCTTTTttctgctttttctttttctgttgtTGATGAGGTTATGTGTGAAAATACCACTTTATTAGAGAGATGGAAAATGGGAGGAGTCTTATCAATGATGGAGTGGGGTTGGGGTTTGGATCCTTCCAGCTTGTCCTTACTGATCCCAACAAAAAAAACTGAGAGGTATGTAGTTTTACTTCATATGTAGATTGTGGGCATTGTAAAGGTGCTCTACCCTTGTCTTTCTACTCCACCTGTGTCCTAGCTCTCCACCTCCATATTTATTGTTAAAGAGTATGTAGATTGAGTTTAAGAAATAGATAGTTTAACATAGTATTAAATCTTATTTTGACAGAAAGTCATTGGCAGTTcaacatatatgatatatctaatCCATGATTTTCATTTGCAAATTTTTGGccatctttctttcttctttccaccgttttatttttttgtccaaACTCTAAGTTTGTCTGCATTTTACAACAACAAACTTGTTCCTTTGGGATTAatactttaaatcttttttttttttttttcaacatttacatcttctctCCCTTTAATTTGCATTTCACTAAATCACTCAAATTTGTTTGAATTAAACTTCGTAGATAAGATTGAGTTCATCtttttgctttaatttttaaatgacttTATTATTAACTCAAGTTCATTTGGGCTGAATTGGTGCCTAAAAGAATTGTGTACAATTtgatcatattattttatattttatttatatcttattcgtttttgagaaaataatggaCTAAtctaaatagataaaaacacTCGGGGGAGGAATTAAGCACAAAaagcacaaatataaagagataaggaaATAGAAACCAAActcagatttatagtggtttgacacttccttacctacatccactcaagctcctaatcgagtgagggttccattcatacttgaagcttcaaccaaacttctaatcactttttacacttggattccggctccaatggctcttacacaatcttttCAAATCTCTACACACTTGAGCattttaacactcaattaaaaagtttgaatctctcaacctagctcaacaatgTCTTAAATACAACTaaaggctaggatgaatcacaaaggtgcattaaagaatatgaaaatggagatttaatgcaccaagaaaagaatgagagcttttatggcaagaacaagtaggtaaacaaataaatgtaggTGTTCTCTCACTCATAAATGacgtggagctctcaatttataggtttctaacatcGGGAGCCAAATAACCAAAAAACAGCCTCAATCagtcgagttgggggtcgatcGATTCACTAGTCATTGGagcattaaatgcttggcaggtgactgTTACCCTTGACCGAACCTCGACTAGGAAGACAAATTTCTTGACCGGGAAAGAAAGgctactagaagagagagagTATTTTTTGCATCTCTTGACCGGACCTCAATCGGGAAGgagtaaccggtcgaccggtaccCTAGctggttgagccggttggctaGTGCCTCGACCGGTTCACCACTTTTGGCttaaaaacctatctttttctagtctttttgcttctatcatttaggcaaggtctttaggtaaaataatatgtcaattttgaaacgttttgcctaaggttcatttgatagaacttggattttgatggaaatgtaactttaaagcataaaccgagttttcaaagatgcatgaaatgatatgaaaatcctaagtgcacccatgcattcatcttacatatgtttcctatgattaaaaggtctttcaaaagtcttgatcttgcatccattaggtcatttaatgaattttcaaattaacacctgaaattctttatgattcaaaccaattagtaatttaaccatggtttgttatcatcaaaacatgattaggagaacccttgggctaacaatttttatcttaattagtGACCTAAATTTCATAATACATTTTCAATTATCGAAATTGAAAGTTCAAGAATTACTAAATTAATatccttaacatttttcttctatttattttttcctaatGTGAGTCAAAAACTACAAATAAGTTATCCCATCTAAGCTTTACTAATTTGGGaagtcatttttaaaacaaacaacaaacatGATAAGTCTACACAACCTTGCCAACTTATCAATCACCCTATTTGCTTGATTTCTTTTTTACACCACATATTTCAATACATGTATAACATCTTAGCTTCATTTTTAGATAAATCCCCCAAATTCAACTTCTAATGTAGACTATGGCGTCATTTGGGTAGATGACAAAATGGATAAATATTTGCAACTTGAAGAATTGTTCCAAAGTTTCTATCTTGatctatttaaaataacatattgtttttcatagctaatatttttgtttcaaccaaaaaatagagaaaaatgaagactcaagagagaagaaaataacTCAACTTCTTATTGATTGAAACATAGAAATATACAGAGTACAAAATGAGCTATATGAGTTTTGGAACTTTTGCTTAATCAACTATACAACTCgatgtaaaaaaatgaaaaaaaaaatcacaaaggGTAATTTGTTATATAAGGACTAagttattacaaaaaaataccCTGCTACTCTAATACTCCCCCTCAAAATGGAGAATGAATATTGTGAATTCCCAttttgtgaagaagaaacttGAACTGGTTTGGAAAAAGTGGCTTGGTGAGAAGATATAAAATCTGGTTTTGAGAAAAGACATGGAGTGTTTTGAGACAACTTGCTTGTATCTTTCTCGAATAAGATGAAAATCTATCTCAATATGCTTAGTCCACTCATGAAACACTGGATTGGCTGCAATGCGGAGGGTTGCTTCATTATCATAGTATAAAATTGCTGGTTGCTTGTGTTCAATGCCAAAGTCTCGAAAAAGTGGTAATAACCACACAAGTTCACAAGTCACATTTTCCATTGCTCTATATTCGGCCTCATCTGATGATCGTGATATTGTATTTTGCTTCTTAGATTTCCATGAAACTAGAGAGTTCCCAAGAAAGAAGCAAAATCTACTAATAGATCATCTTGAATCCTTACAAGATCCCCAATTCACATCGACAAAGCCCTTGAGTTAAGTTGTTGAAGATGAAGGAAGTAGAGACCCTATCCAACCGATCCTTTGATATATTGTAGAACTTGATAAGCAACTTGAAGATGACTAGATCTTGGATTGACAAGGAACTAGCTAAGATGGTTAATTGAGTATGAGAGATTGGGTCAAGTGATTATGAGGTAAACAAGCTTACCAATCAGTCGTCTATACAATCCTAGGTCTTCAAGAAATTCCCCATCATCTTGTGAAAGCTTAACATTAGCTTCCATAGGTGTGCTTGCAGGTTTACAAGCCAAGAACCCTGTGTCAGACAATATCTAAAGGGCATAATGCTTTTGGCTAACTAAAATCCCTTTACTCAACCTAGCAGCCttaaggccaaaaaaaaaaaaatacccacCATCAAGGAATGTTTTGAGATCTTCAATCGATTTTGTGTTATTACTAATGATGACAATGTCATCAGCATATACTAGTAATGTAAGAAAGGAATTACCTTCCTGTTTTATGAATAAGGAGTGATCTGTAGTAGATTGAGTGAACCCTTCTTCCAATAACACACTTGAAAATTGGGCAAACCATTGTCTAGAGGCTTGTTTAATCCCATAGATTGATTTATGTGATTGACAAACAATGTTATATGTTAGTTGCTCTCCTTCACAGTGATATCTAAGAGGTAAGCACATATAAACCTCCTTAGTCAGGTCACCGTGAAAAATAACATTGTTTACATCTAATTGAACTATAAatcaaccattaagggtaaccaatgctaaaaaaatcttaattatgACTAACTTTGCCACGAGAAAGAAAGTATCAAGATAATCAACAGCCTTTTGCTGAGTATAACACTTGGTAACTTGCTCTGTGTTGCTTAAGAGAGCCATCAACTCGAAATTTGAGCTTGTATACCCATTTGCAGCCCACAAGATGTTTACTAGGTGGGAGAGTAGTGAGAGACCAAGTTTCATTCTATTTAAGAGCCTGAAGTTCATTTTGCATTGCTTGGTGCCACTTGGGAATAACAACAACTTGTGAAAAGGAAATGGACTCAACATGAGAAGAAATGGCATTGATGAGAGCACGATGAGATGAAGAGAGTTTAGCATATCCAAGAACATcggagaataaaaaaataagaaaggaagTGTGAGAAATAATAGAATAGCAGTGGAAATCCTTGAGATATGAGGGAGGTCGGGTCATGCAGATAGGGTGAGAATGAGATGGAGAAAGTGTGGAAGGTtcaagagaaagagaaataaGGCTAAGGTCATGAGATGGTGAAAAAGGTTGATGAAAAGTACAAGGAAATGAAGATGGAAGCACAagctcaaacaaaaaatttgcaAAAGTGAGGGTGGAATTGGTGgactagaaaaaaatataaatttatgaaagATAACTTCCTGACTAATGTAAATGGCATTGTGTAGactccaaaatttgtctcaattttatttttaaattaattttgagcCCAATTTTGTCCTTAGATTTAAAATCCtgattaaatatgatatttttggcCCACTCACCATTTTATtgttagattttattattttgtatattattactactattattactattattattattattattattattattattattattattattattattattattattctttttctttattttctctctcatctCTCCTCTCTTTTCCTACATTCCCCAACCACCCCACCCACTTTTTCTCTCTCATGCCCATGCCCCCATGTGAGACCCATACCCCTCTCtcctcttttctctcttttctcttttctctttttccatttttctttgggcATTTTCCTTCCCATTGGCAGCTCTCTCTTTGGGGGGCCTCACTCATAATGgactgaaaaaggaaaaaaaagaaagaaagaaagaaagaaagaaaaacactcGGAGcccagattttttttcttcgatttctttcattccatcattttcccTCACTTTCTTTCCATCCAAACACCCTTCTTTTGattccttcttattttcttttctttcatttatttttatcatcattattattattttctactcTCTTCTCACCATacccattttcttttcatccGCCACCCTCACCGCCATTACCAATCACCACCAACCACCGCCCGCCATTGCCGGCTAACAATATGACCATCcatagttctaaaaaaaaatgggcaaattttctttttactttattttattttcatttttttatctttatttatttttttggtttgcaCAGTAATTGATTTGGACTTGGGCCTATTGCTTATTGGTTATTAGTTTAGGTTTATTGGATTGGGCTTgagataatattattttctttggccatgtgtattattaatgtgggcttgttaattgatatgaattttgggCCCACAATGTGGGTGAGATTTGTTGGATgacttgaatatttgatatgggcTTGGCCAATTTGAActatttaatttggacatggaacaattgtggtgtatattaaattaggcttggattatgaaatattaaatttaggccttgtaaattttattttaatttatccaattttaggtttggttgattgtatttgtatttttggttattaatttggataTTTTGGGCTAGGACCTATAGTAATTTGGGCTCATTTTAATTGGAGAAATTTAatggactaatttgaaatttgaatttggatttgaatatttgtttgggaTTTTGTACATCTCTAGATATTTACACTTtgggttatttttgtttttgtatgaACCCATTTTGCAATTATGTCGATTGAGGTGGATTTATGACACGCAGAGCAcgaaatttcatggaagaaagtgagaataaaaaaactatagaAAGACATTGAACATGTTGTAAGCTTATTGGGGTACACATTTTATTAcctatttttattggtttttgtaaatatttgtttgtatatgtttatTTGTTGTGTACAAAATTAGATAtcaaacaaataagaaattttgtttaaataagaggaataattcagtaaatatgttttaataaaattataattttaaaatattcttcttaataaagatttttttattaatataaaattagaaaaatgcttttagaaaaatccaaaaaaaaaaaggtttttaatagaatttgaaaaattgtttttaataataattgtctaaaaatttctttgtttaataaaaattgtccaaaaattgttttgtaaataaagttttcccaaaaattattttttaattaaaaattattttgcaaataaagttatttatttatttatttttaataatttgtattagtcacttttcttaaatgaaaacaaattgaaatacttttgtaaataaaattgtaataattcatttttttctagtaaaaccaagtaaaaataatttttgtgcccaaattgaaattttgtaataaattcttttgatataaTAAGTGTCAATAACtttcttgaaaattgaatacaaatgaaattgagaaaataaattgactctttttttgtaaataaataaattgaaatcattaattcaaaatcatttttaataaaatcctttgaaatttcttgaaaactattttttttatctttttttttatttagttcaataattcattttgcataattctcttcttatttattttgtgtattattttaattagatttcatcattatttttgtgtatattgattttcaccatgacttgtacattgattatttttcttggtatccataattaattaattaattgccataattcccttaattcgtttagtagaggttGTACatatacgggcttagaggggtgctacagcTTACCatcgtaccttcctaataggtaacctaacccCCATACCTGACTTTGGTTTTCCAtagaccatcttttccaaataaggagtcacacttaaggttttctttcttattttgtttttcttttaaaaaataaaacaaaaataagtggcgactccaagtcttttttttaaaaaaatcaaaatttcaccaaataaaaagcgagtctcgccctCGAGTGTGGACACATGTGAAAAACGTGGGTCCACACATTGGTTGACAAGTTCAGGAGTTTATATCCTTTATAACTAGACgggtaaccaagaaaaataaagggaatGGCTCTAGGAGAGAACTTAGTGCGATGACGATCAAGAGTTGAACCATAACACAAACAACCAAAAGCACGTAAATGAGAATAGGAGGAAACCTTATTATAAAGAATCTCAAAAGGTGTTTTATTAGATAAAATCATAAATGGAATGCGATTAATGAGATATGTGGCAGTGAGAATACAATCACTCCAATATTCCAATGGAATGTTAGATTGAAACAAGAGTGCACATGCAACATTAAGAAGATGTGGATGCTTTCGTTCAACCACAAAATTTTGTAGAGGTGTATCAACACacaaatgaaaagaaactactcccttaccaaaaaaaaaaaaatcagaaaaagataACTCAGGTGCATTatcattatgaaaattttgatatccaCACCAAATTGAGTTTGAATCAACTTGAAAAAATCAGGAAAAATGCTAATGACATCAAATTTGGCATGTAACAAATAAACCTGAGTAAAATGCgaaaaatcatccacaataGTAAGAAGATAACAGTATCCTTCATGTGTAAGATGATGAAAAGGTCCCCAAATATCAAGACaaatcaactcaaaaggagaaTGTGTAACTATATTAGAAACATCAAATGGTAATGTTTCTGTTTTGCCAAATGACAAACTTTACAATGAGAAGGATGAACAAATAAATCCTTGAGTTTGAATTCATTTCTCAAAGTGTTAAGCCTAACAAGAGAAGGATGTCCTAAACAGTTATGTCAAAGTTGATGATCAGACTTTGTGGGATTATTACAAATAGCTGAGACATGGGAAACCATAGGAAAAATGTTGGTAGGATCCAAGATATAGACGTTTCCGAAGTGGCTATCCTAATCATCTTCCTTTGCTTACGATCCTGAATAAGACAAGATTCAGAGAGAAAGTGCACCAAGCAATGGTGAAATTGGGTGAGAGCACAAATGGAAAGAATATTGAATTGAAATTGAGGCACGTATAGAACATTATCAATAACAAGACCACTAAAGAACTCAATAGACCCAATTCAAGTAATAAGAATAGAGTGACCATTCAACAAAGTGACATTAGAATTTTGTGAAGAAAGAAAGGTTTAAAATAGGTGAAAGGAAGTGCACATGTGATGTGTAGCACCAATGTTAAAGGAAGATGATAAAGAATATTTACCAAAGAAATTTGAGACTAAAGGGGCTCCCTGCTCTTACGATTCTGAAGTAGATGTCGTGCTTCGATGCAACAGTGAAGTTAGCAAAACAACAAGTTATTGACATTGGCTAGAGAAAAGGGCACCTCATATCACATATGATGAAGTAGAGCCCATATCATCGAATACAATGGAAGTGGTTTGATGGGCTTGAACTTGATCCATTGAATTCTTTGATCAAGGTGGGTATCCAAGCTTGAAGCACTTGT contains the following coding sequences:
- the LOC104877812 gene encoding uncharacterized protein At4g26485 — protein: MKRTKKKERWIQHYSSFQKILLVGEGDFSFSACLARQFGSAVNMVATSLDPQEIVYAKHWSCATHLQELKRLGCRVLHEVDVKEMNRHPTLINMEFDVIVFNFPHAGHFPGLCERNVKLIKMHREILKAFFKSASDMLSSGGEVHVTHRDDYPYNIWKVEKLANGAGLYLKEKVEFQKKDYPGYHNKRGGAIGSNKTFPLKDCYTFKFSVGTWESEEEEDEEDDDDYDYKYNDDVDDDEDTTSSGSLGDEIGWILPVMKRLHIK